The Candidatus Zixiibacteriota bacterium genomic sequence TAGTTGAGGTAGAAGGTGTTGCGCCAGAGGCTTTCGAAAAGGCGGAGCGCGTCCTGCAGGAAAAACGACGCTCCGATGGCCGAGATCAGCGCGACCAGCCGGGGCGCGGCCCGGAGCGGCCGATACGCGACCCGCTCGAGCGCCGCCGCCCCCAGCCCGCCCGCCAGCATCCCGCCCGCCATCGCCAGCAGCAGGATCGGCGCGGGGTGGTAGGCCGCGAGCGCTCCGGCGCTTTCGAGCAGGAGCAGGATCTCCACGCCGACGAAGGCGCCGAGGACGAAGATCTCGCTGTGGGCGAAGTTGATGAACTCGAGCACGCCGTAGACCATCGTGTAGCCCAGCGCGATCAGGGCATACATGAAGCCCAGGACGATCCCGTCAACAAGCACCTGGGGGAGTATTTCCAGCGCGAGTTCCAGAACGAAGGCCCTTTCGAAGAGCGCTATGCTAACAAATCCCCTTCTGAGTGGCCAGCGCTACCAGCGATATGTTTCCGCTTTCCCGCTTCGCGCTTCGAAGCGGCGCACGGCTTGAACGGAGCGAAGCGGTTGAACCCCTTGAACGCCTTGAACGGGAGCGAAGCGACTGATGAGCAAAGCGGCCCTGGCGGCTGGTTGCAAGCTTCTCCTCTCCCGTATACCCTGCGGCCGTGGCAGCCCGAACGATGGCGGAGGAAAACGCCGGGGGCGGACACAGCCAGGCGCGGCCCGGCGCGCGCCTCGGCCGCCCGACCGGCTGGAGGAAAACCGCGCTGGCGGCCGCGGCCGGCCTGCTTCTTTTCGCCGCGGCCCTGCTCGCCCTTCCCGCTTTCGTCGACCTGGCGATCTTCAAGCGGACCTACCTCCCTTTGCTCGAGGCGAGCCTCGAGCGGCGCGTCGATGTGGGCGAGGTCCATCTGCGCCTGCTCCCGGTACCGTCGATCCGAGTTCTCGGTCTCAAGGTCTTCGACCCGCCAGCGGGCGCGAAGCGACCGCTTTTCACCGCGGCCGAGCTCCAGGCCCGGCTCGAGCTCTGGCCGCTCTTTCGCGGCCGCTTCGAGATCACCGAGTTCGTCCTCGAAAGCCCGGTGGTCAACCTCGAGACCGCGGCGGCGCCGACCGGCCGCGCTCCCGCCGGCCCGGCTGTGCCGTCCCGCGTGGCCGAAGCGCGCCGGCCGCCCGCTCCGGAGAAAGAGGAGGAAAGCGGCGCCTTCGCACCCCTCTTTCCCGCCCGCCTGCGCATCCGCAACGGCAAGGTGAACCTCTTCGCGCGCGATCAGCCGCCGACCACGCTCGACGGCATCGAGCTCCTTCTCCCCGACTTTTCCGCCGACCGGCCCTTCGCCTACCGCCTCGCCTTCGATCATCCGGGCCTCAAGACCGTGGCGCTCGAAGGCTGGCTCCGCTACCGCGCCGAGCGCGACGGCACCCTTACGCTCGAGAGAAATCACCTGACGGCCGGCGGCGTGGCGCTCCCGGTCGAAGGGAGCCTCACCCATCTCTCGACCGCACCGCGCCTCGCGCTCAGCGCCGCCGCCGAGCGGATCGACGCCGGGCCGATCGTCGCCATCCTCGCGGCGCTCGGCTGGGCGCCGGCCGACTGCCGGGTTTCGGGGCCGGCCGCGCTCCGGGTCACCGTGAACGGCCCCGCGCACAA encodes the following:
- a CDS encoding AsmA-like C-terminal region-containing protein, which gives rise to MAEENAGGGHSQARPGARLGRPTGWRKTALAAAAGLLLFAAALLALPAFVDLAIFKRTYLPLLEASLERRVDVGEVHLRLLPVPSIRVLGLKVFDPPAGAKRPLFTAAELQARLELWPLFRGRFEITEFVLESPVVNLETAAAPTGRAPAGPAVPSRVAEARRPPAPEKEEESGAFAPLFPARLRIRNGKVNLFARDQPPTTLDGIELLLPDFSADRPFAYRLAFDHPGLKTVALEGWLRYRAERDGTLTLERNHLTAGGVALPVEGSLTHLSTAPRLALSAAAERIDAGPIVAILAALGWAPADCRVSGPAALRVTVNGPAHNPTASLRARLDGVKTDIGHALKGAVTGEVALEAPLAPGTAVRRVRGQGALAARDGEITHPDLIQKIQRAAGLIGLSRRERRQAVRFKTLEAEFALSGGAADFKRIAMINSQMEVAGAGTMSLSSPQLNMAVEAKLSPRVSRRAGGGRTVALLRDRQGRVVVPLRVTGRIENPSVDLDGDKMAARGVSRQAGEKLGSLFRELFAGR